CCCTCCTCGATTCGAGAGCCTGCCCCGTACTTGATACGGGGAGGGGCCTGAATTGTCACGCGGCAGCGCACTCCTTTGTAAACTGTCCGAAGTATTAAAATGCAAAATGCAACGTGAAAAATGACAACTTTTCACGTTGCATTTTTCACTCTTCAATGACTACCGGTTTTACGTCGGAGTAGGCGGCGACGGTTCGGAAGAGTTGTGGGGGGCGGAAGGGCATGACGATGAGGGATTCGAAGCGTGTGGTGAGGGGTACCCAGCCGGCCTCGGTGTTCTGAATATGCACAAAAAAGCGACTCTCTTCCCGGAAAAAGAGCGCCAGATCGATGCGATCGAGTTGGATTGCCACCAGCGCGTTCGACGCGGAATCGACAAAGAGGCGAACGCGTCGGATGTTCTTTCCATCGCCCGATTCGGGGCGAGCACGCACTTCAAACACGCGGGCCAGGCCATCGCCCATAAGCGAGTCCGGCTTCATCCTGTAGAAATACGCCTCGTAGTTTTGCGGCATCAGGTAGGGCGGATCGGCCAGCAAGAGGTATTCGGCGAGGTCGCGTGGGTCCTGGGTTTCGACGTTCGCGGACACGAACTGCTCGAAGAACCCGAATTCGAACATCCCGGATGAGTCCTCCTCCACCAGGTCGAAGCGCCGGGAGCCGGGCAGGCCGCTGTGCCGGACGGTTCGTTCGCGAAACGCGACCAGGTACTCGTTTTTATCCAGTTGCTCCGTTCGAAAGTAGCGGGTGAACTCGGCCAGCGCCAGTTGCTGAAACGCGCGGCGGATCGGTTCGGTGTCCGCTGAGGCAAACGCCGTCAGTACGGAATCCCGTTCTGCCCTATCCTGGTTGGATAGATTCCCGTAGGTGGCATATACCGCCTGGCCCGGGGGTGTCGCCTCGCTTCCGCAGCCGGCAGCCGCGGTCAATACAAGCACCAGCGCGGCCTGTGGGCAAACGGACTGGGTAAAGAGTCGCTTCATCGTCCTGATACGCGAAGTAGTGAGGATGCCGCGTTGAACCGAGCGATCGAACAACGGTTGCGCGCCGGCCCCCAAACGTACGTCAATGCTTCATTTCTAACGAATAGAATCTGTGAACACATCCCTCGGTACCCACACGGACCCTGAATTATACCGCCGGGCTTGCGACGTGGCCACGCAGGCGGCCCTCGAAGCGGGCCGGCTCGTTGCCGCCAGTGCGGGTCGGCTTCGAGAAGGTCAGGTTCGCGAGAAAGCCGCGCACGACCTTGTCACTGAGGTCGACGTGGCGTCGCAGGCCCTCATTACGCGTCGCTTGCTGGATGCCTTCCCGGCTTCGACTCTGTTGGGCGAGGAGGGTACGGACTTCGAGGAAGCGGCACGGCAGGTAGCCGGCTGGCGTTGGATCGTAGATCCTGTCGACGGCACCACCAATTTCGCCCACGGCGTCTCGCCCTATGCGGTCAGCATCGGCCTGGTCGTGGACGGGATGCCCGTGGTGGGGGTCGTGTACGAAGTATCGCGGGACGAGCTATTTACCGCGGTGACTGGGCAGGGCCTGTATTTGAACGGTCGGCGGGCGAACGTTAGCACGCGGGCTACTGTGAACGAGAGCCTGCTCGTTTCCGGTTTCCCGTATGCCCGGTTTGATCAATCACGTGCTTTTTTCGATATCCTGGGCCGGTTATTACACGACTCGCGCGGGGTTCGGCGCTCCGGTTCGTCGGCCACCGATCTGGCATATGTGGCCTGCGGCCGTTTTGATGCCTTCCTGGAGACCGGTGTCATGCCCTGGGATCTTGCCGCCGGGGTGGTGCTGGTCGCCGAGGGGGGCGGGCGCGCTACCAACTACCGCGACGAGCCGGGCCGCCTGTTCGATCGGCAGATGGCAGCGTCCAACGGGCGCATTCATGCGGAGCTGCTGACGTACCTGACGAGCGTTCAGGATGTTGTGCCGGGCAGCATTTAGATTGACGGTGAATTTCAAGGGGCTGGCTTGTGCCCGGGTAGGATGTCAGGCGCCGGCGTCCTAAGTTTGATGTTAGCAACCCCACGCGATCAATCCTCGATGTCGATATGGAAAAGAAAGGCTATGGCCTGCTCACTGGTAAAAAAGGGATCATCTTCGGCGCACTTGAAGAACGAAGCATCGCCTGGGCGATCGCTGAACGCGTTCACGAAGAAGGAGGGACGTTTATCCTCTCGAATGCTCCGGTTGCCAAACGAATCGGGACGGTAGACAAGCTGGCCGAACAGACCGGCAGCCCCCTCATCTGGGCGGACGCGACGAGTGATGAGGACCTCAAGTCGCTGTTCGAGCAGGCGAAAGCGCAGTATGGCGGCATCGATTTTATCGTACATGCGATCGGGATGGGGCTCAATGTGCGCAAAAATCGCCCGTACGAGG
This window of the Rhodothermales bacterium genome carries:
- a CDS encoding inositol monophosphatase family protein; this translates as MNTSLGTHTDPELYRRACDVATQAALEAGRLVAASAGRLREGQVREKAAHDLVTEVDVASQALITRRLLDAFPASTLLGEEGTDFEEAARQVAGWRWIVDPVDGTTNFAHGVSPYAVSIGLVVDGMPVVGVVYEVSRDELFTAVTGQGLYLNGRRANVSTRATVNESLLVSGFPYARFDQSRAFFDILGRLLHDSRGVRRSGSSATDLAYVACGRFDAFLETGVMPWDLAAGVVLVAEGGGRATNYRDEPGRLFDRQMAASNGRIHAELLTYLTSVQDVVPGSI